One Streptomyces sp. R28 DNA window includes the following coding sequences:
- a CDS encoding BTAD domain-containing putative transcriptional regulator, with amino-acid sequence MGEGTAAGVSEGTADSTAQSLRCEVLGPLRALRDGAEIPLGPPRQRAVLAVLLLQEGRPLSYGGLVEAVWGGAPPAHVRNLVQKYVSGLRRVLGPGPELSWTGTGYLLTGVEADDLRERRRLVDAALAARAAGELRRAAELARRAEELWRGEFAEGLRAPYLAAERLRWAEKRLTVLEAVLAGEIELGRAFEYVHELVRLVAAHPLRERLVELLMLALCRTGRPTDALTAYEAARRRLADALGADPGPALRSLHTRILRQDPELLPSPPVPVP; translated from the coding sequence ATGGGTGAGGGGACAGCCGCGGGAGTATCCGAGGGAACGGCCGACAGCACGGCGCAGAGCCTGCGCTGCGAAGTGCTCGGCCCGTTGCGCGCGTTGCGCGACGGCGCGGAGATCCCGCTGGGCCCACCCAGGCAGCGCGCGGTCCTCGCCGTACTGCTGCTCCAGGAGGGCCGCCCGCTCTCGTACGGCGGTCTGGTCGAGGCCGTCTGGGGCGGGGCACCTCCGGCTCATGTGCGCAACCTCGTACAGAAGTACGTCTCCGGGTTGCGCCGCGTGCTCGGGCCGGGGCCGGAGCTGTCGTGGACCGGCACCGGCTATCTACTCACCGGCGTCGAGGCCGACGATCTGCGGGAGCGGCGCCGGCTGGTGGACGCGGCGCTGGCGGCACGGGCCGCGGGTGAACTCCGCCGGGCCGCCGAACTCGCGCGTCGCGCCGAGGAGTTGTGGCGCGGCGAGTTCGCCGAGGGCCTCCGGGCACCGTATCTCGCCGCGGAGCGCCTGCGCTGGGCCGAGAAGCGCCTCACCGTCCTGGAGGCCGTGCTCGCCGGGGAGATCGAACTCGGCCGCGCCTTCGAGTACGTCCATGAGCTCGTCCGCCTCGTCGCGGCACACCCCCTGCGGGAACGCCTCGTCGAGCTCCTGATGCTCGCCCTGTGCCGCACCGGCCGCCCGACGGACGCGCTCACGGCGTACGAGGCGGCCCGGCGACGACTGGCCGACGCCCTGGGCGCCGACCCGGGGCCCGCACTGCGCTCACTGCACACACGGATCCTGCGTCAGGACCCGGAACTGCTGCCATCGCCGCCGGTGCCAGTGCCCTGA
- a CDS encoding TetR/AcrR family transcriptional regulator: MSSTAQGARARARREVTAAIKDEARRQLAAEGAAKLSLRAVARELGMVSSALYRYFPSRDDLLTALIIDAYDSLGESAEAAHRKAAAARPVQRWTAVAEAVRDWALRHPHEYALIYGSPVPGYTAPDTTVPPASRVGLVFIGILRDAHRASGSDSGSGSGLSEPPLPAELRPEAERMATDLAPDLPPANVAALVASWAELFGLVGFELFGQFNRVVEDRETFFRHAVGRLAHGVGLGDGQR, translated from the coding sequence ATGAGCAGCACAGCACAGGGTGCACGCGCCCGCGCCAGGAGGGAAGTCACCGCGGCCATCAAGGACGAGGCGCGCAGACAGCTCGCGGCCGAGGGGGCCGCCAAGCTCTCGCTGCGGGCCGTGGCCCGGGAACTCGGCATGGTCTCCTCCGCCCTCTACCGCTATTTCCCCAGCCGGGACGACCTGCTGACCGCGCTCATCATCGACGCCTACGACTCGCTCGGGGAGAGCGCCGAGGCCGCGCACCGCAAGGCCGCCGCCGCCAGGCCCGTGCAGCGTTGGACGGCGGTCGCCGAGGCCGTACGCGACTGGGCGCTGCGGCACCCGCACGAGTACGCACTGATCTACGGCTCGCCCGTGCCCGGGTACACCGCGCCCGACACCACGGTCCCGCCCGCCTCCCGCGTCGGCCTCGTCTTCATCGGCATCCTCCGCGACGCCCACCGGGCCTCCGGCTCGGACTCCGGCTCCGGCTCCGGCCTCTCCGAACCGCCCCTGCCCGCCGAACTGCGCCCCGAGGCCGAGCGCATGGCGACCGACCTGGCGCCGGACCTCCCCCCGGCGAACGTCGCGGCCCTCGTCGCCTCCTGGGCCGAGCTCTTCGGGCTCGTCGGGTTCGAGCTGTTCGGGCAGTTCAACCGGGTCGTGGAGGACCGGGAGACGTTCTTCCGGCATGCGGTGGGCCGACTCGCGCACGGGGTGGGCCTGGGGGACGGGCAGCGGTAG
- a CDS encoding nitroreductase family deazaflavin-dependent oxidoreductase — translation MTSPYYLKGSPLNVRLNSVIGWLARHGLSIAGTAEMSVRGRKSGQMQRIPVNPHTYEGTQYLVSARGHSQWVRNMRAAGGGELRVGRKVREFTAVELPDAEKLPIVRAYLEKWGWEVNQYFQGVTAKSSDEEIIAAAPDHPVFRITVEK, via the coding sequence ATGACGTCGCCGTACTACCTCAAGGGCAGCCCGCTGAACGTCCGCCTCAACAGCGTCATCGGCTGGCTGGCCCGGCACGGGCTCAGCATCGCGGGCACGGCGGAGATGTCGGTGCGCGGGCGCAAGAGCGGCCAGATGCAGCGCATCCCGGTCAACCCGCACACGTATGAAGGCACGCAGTACCTCGTCTCGGCGCGAGGCCACTCCCAGTGGGTGCGCAACATGCGTGCCGCCGGCGGCGGGGAGCTGCGCGTCGGGCGCAAGGTGCGTGAGTTCACCGCGGTGGAGCTTCCCGACGCGGAGAAGCTCCCGATCGTGCGCGCCTATCTGGAGAAGTGGGGCTGGGAGGTCAACCAGTACTTCCAGGGGGTCACCGCGAAGTCCTCCGACGAGGAGATCATCGCGGCGGCCCCGGACCACCCCGTCTTCCGGATCACCGTCGAGAAGTGA
- a CDS encoding geranylgeranyl reductase family protein, whose protein sequence is MSSENSSADDVRQVWDVVVVGAGPAGASAAYAAAVAGRRVLVLEKAELPRYKTCGGGIIGPSRDSLPPGFELPFRDRVHAVTFSNNGRFTRTRRSKQMLFGLINRPEFDQQLVEHAQKAGAELRTGVTVQRVEQHGSAVPDRRSVAVVLQGGETLLARAVVGADGSASRIGAHVGVKLDQVDLGLEAEIPVPETVAEDWQGRVLIDWGPIPGSYGWVFPKGDTLTVGVISARGEGAATKRYLEEFIGRLGLAGFEPSISSGHLTRCRADDSPLSRGRVLVCGDAAGLLEPWTREGISFALRSGRLAGEWAVRIAEAHDAVDTRRQALNYAFAIKAGLGVEMSVGKRLLTVFERRPGLFHATLTGFRPAWKAFMDITRGSTSLAEIVRVHPMAHRALTALDRRQAPAGDETTS, encoded by the coding sequence GTGAGCAGCGAGAACTCTTCGGCGGACGACGTGCGGCAGGTGTGGGACGTCGTCGTGGTGGGCGCGGGACCCGCGGGCGCTTCGGCCGCCTATGCGGCAGCGGTCGCCGGGCGGCGCGTGCTGGTGCTGGAGAAGGCGGAGCTGCCGCGCTACAAGACGTGCGGCGGCGGCATCATCGGCCCCTCCCGCGACTCGCTCCCACCCGGCTTCGAGCTGCCCTTCCGGGACCGGGTGCACGCGGTCACCTTCTCGAACAACGGCCGCTTCACCCGCACCCGGCGCTCCAAGCAGATGCTGTTCGGGCTGATCAACCGGCCCGAGTTCGACCAGCAACTCGTCGAGCACGCGCAGAAGGCGGGTGCCGAACTGCGTACGGGCGTCACCGTGCAGCGCGTCGAGCAGCACGGCTCGGCGGTGCCGGACCGGCGCAGCGTCGCCGTCGTCCTGCAGGGCGGCGAGACGCTGCTCGCGCGGGCCGTCGTCGGCGCGGACGGCAGCGCCAGCCGGATAGGAGCGCATGTCGGGGTCAAGCTCGACCAGGTGGATCTCGGCCTGGAGGCGGAGATCCCGGTGCCGGAGACCGTCGCCGAGGACTGGCAGGGGCGGGTGCTCATCGACTGGGGCCCGATTCCCGGCAGTTACGGCTGGGTGTTCCCCAAGGGCGACACGCTGACGGTGGGCGTGATCTCGGCGCGTGGCGAAGGAGCGGCCACCAAGCGGTACTTGGAGGAGTTCATCGGGCGGCTCGGACTCGCCGGGTTCGAACCGAGCATCTCCTCCGGCCACTTGACGCGCTGCCGCGCCGACGACTCGCCGCTGTCCCGCGGGCGCGTGCTGGTGTGCGGTGACGCGGCGGGGCTGCTGGAGCCGTGGACGCGCGAGGGCATCTCGTTCGCGCTGCGGTCGGGGCGGCTCGCGGGGGAGTGGGCGGTGCGGATCGCCGAGGCGCACGACGCGGTGGACACCCGGCGCCAGGCCCTGAACTACGCCTTCGCGATCAAGGCGGGACTCGGCGTCGAGATGAGCGTCGGCAAGCGGCTGCTGACGGTGTTCGAACGCCGTCCCGGCCTCTTCCACGCCACCCTGACCGGTTTCCGGCCGGCCTGGAAGGCGTTCATGGACATCACCCGCGGCTCGACCTCGCTGGCCGAGATCGTCCGCGTCCATCCGATGGCCCACCGCGCCCTGACCGCGCTGGACCGCCGCCAGGCCCCGGCGGGCGACGAGACCACTTCCTGA
- a CDS encoding dipeptidase, whose translation MSSNPVAETVASLMPRAKAELTELVAFKSVADFDQFPKSESEGAARWVADALRTEGFEDVALLDTPDGTQSVYGYLPGPEGAKTVLLYAHYDVQPPLDEAAWSTPPFELTERDGRWYGRGSADCKGGLIMHLLALRALKANGGVPVHVKVIAEGSEEMGTGGLERYAEQHPDLLAADTIVIGDAGNFRVGLPTVTSTLRGMTLVRVQIDTLEGNLHSGQFGGAAPDALGALIRVLDSLRAEDGSTTVDGLTGESSWEGLQYEEAQFRQDAKVLDGVELIGSGTVADRIWARPAVTVLGIDCPPVVGATPSVQAGARALISLRVPPGVDAAQATKLLQAHLESHTPWGARVSTEQIGQGQAFRADTSSPAYQAMADAMAVAYPGQEMQYAGQGGSIPLCNTLAALYPHAEILLIGLSEPEAQIHAVNESVSPQELERLSVAEALFLRNYAAG comes from the coding sequence ATGTCGTCGAATCCGGTCGCCGAGACCGTCGCCTCCCTGATGCCCCGGGCGAAGGCGGAACTCACCGAGCTGGTGGCATTCAAATCGGTGGCGGACTTCGACCAGTTCCCGAAGAGCGAGAGCGAAGGCGCCGCCCGCTGGGTCGCCGACGCGCTGCGCACGGAGGGATTCGAGGACGTGGCGCTGCTCGACACCCCCGACGGCACGCAGTCGGTGTACGGCTACCTGCCCGGCCCCGAGGGTGCGAAGACGGTCCTGCTGTACGCCCACTACGACGTGCAGCCCCCGCTGGACGAGGCCGCCTGGAGCACCCCGCCCTTCGAGCTGACCGAGCGCGACGGCCGCTGGTACGGGCGCGGGTCCGCCGACTGCAAGGGCGGCCTGATCATGCACCTGCTCGCGCTGCGCGCGCTCAAGGCGAACGGCGGCGTGCCGGTGCATGTGAAGGTGATCGCCGAGGGCTCGGAGGAGATGGGCACGGGCGGTCTGGAGCGGTACGCCGAGCAGCACCCCGACCTGCTGGCGGCCGACACCATCGTGATCGGCGACGCGGGCAACTTCCGCGTCGGTCTGCCGACGGTCACCTCGACCCTGCGCGGAATGACCCTCGTCCGCGTGCAGATCGACACGCTCGAAGGCAACCTGCACTCCGGCCAGTTCGGCGGGGCCGCGCCCGACGCGCTCGGCGCCCTGATCCGCGTGCTGGACTCGCTGCGCGCCGAGGACGGCTCGACGACCGTGGACGGGCTGACCGGCGAGTCGTCGTGGGAAGGGCTGCAGTACGAGGAGGCGCAGTTCCGCCAGGACGCCAAGGTCCTCGACGGCGTCGAGCTGATCGGCTCCGGCACGGTCGCCGACCGCATCTGGGCGCGCCCCGCGGTCACGGTCCTCGGCATCGACTGCCCGCCGGTCGTCGGCGCCACCCCGTCCGTGCAGGCGGGCGCCCGTGCGCTGATCAGCCTCCGCGTGCCGCCGGGCGTGGACGCGGCCCAGGCGACCAAGCTGCTCCAGGCCCACCTGGAGTCGCACACGCCATGGGGTGCCCGGGTGAGCACCGAGCAGATAGGCCAGGGCCAGGCGTTCCGCGCCGACACGAGCAGCCCGGCGTACCAGGCCATGGCGGACGCGATGGCGGTGGCGTACCCGGGCCAGGAGATGCAGTACGCCGGCCAGGGCGGCTCGATCCCCCTGTGCAACACCCTCGCCGCCCTCTACCCGCACGCGGAGATCCTCCTCATCGGCCTGAGCGAGCCGGAGGCCCAGATCCACGCCGTGAACGAGAGCGTGTCCCCGCAGGAGCTGGAGCGGCTGTCGGTCGCCGAGGCGCTGTTCCTGCGCAATTACGCGGCGGGCTGA
- a CDS encoding protein kinase family protein → MTRTERLTAHTDIATSLALLSDHEVTELVESGTPLGTGIGGRSALIEVDGRRVFVKRVPLTDVELRPENLRSTANLLGLPAYFHYGIGSPGFGAWRELAVHTMTTNWVVSDRFSGFPLTHHWRILPQPPQPLPDELADVERAVAYWGGDPQVRERIEGLRTASASLALFLEYVPHTLHDWLDAQLRTDDADAACAFVEKELTAVTDFLHEVRLLHFDAHFQNILTDGRRLYLADYGLALSARFPLTPQERAFFDRHRLYDRVYTTTRLVNWLATALYGYGLQEREAFVRACADGMRPEGIPRAAADIIERYAPLAALMGDFARRLQNESRLAPFPHDALRLAQEGAGMPASR, encoded by the coding sequence ATGACCCGCACCGAGCGCCTCACCGCCCACACCGACATCGCCACGTCTCTCGCGCTCCTCAGCGACCATGAGGTCACGGAACTCGTGGAGTCGGGCACGCCGCTCGGCACCGGGATCGGCGGGCGCTCGGCGCTGATCGAGGTGGACGGCAGACGGGTCTTCGTGAAGCGGGTCCCGCTCACCGATGTCGAGTTGCGGCCGGAGAACCTCCGCTCCACGGCGAACCTCCTCGGGCTGCCGGCCTACTTCCACTACGGCATCGGCAGCCCAGGGTTCGGTGCCTGGCGGGAGCTCGCGGTGCACACCATGACGACGAACTGGGTCGTCTCCGACCGCTTCTCGGGCTTCCCGCTGACGCACCACTGGCGGATCCTGCCGCAGCCGCCGCAGCCCCTCCCCGACGAGCTGGCCGACGTGGAGCGGGCCGTCGCCTATTGGGGCGGCGACCCGCAGGTGCGCGAGCGCATCGAAGGGCTGCGGACGGCGTCCGCGAGCCTGGCGCTGTTCCTGGAATACGTGCCGCACACCCTGCACGACTGGCTGGACGCCCAGTTGCGCACGGACGACGCGGACGCCGCATGCGCCTTCGTGGAAAAGGAGCTCACGGCCGTCACCGACTTCCTCCACGAGGTCCGGCTCCTGCACTTCGACGCCCACTTCCAGAACATCCTCACCGATGGGCGCCGGCTCTACCTGGCCGACTACGGCCTCGCTCTTTCGGCCCGCTTCCCGCTCACGCCTCAGGAGCGCGCCTTCTTCGATCGGCACCGCCTCTACGACCGCGTCTACACCACCACCCGCCTGGTGAACTGGCTGGCCACCGCGCTGTACGGGTACGGCCTGCAGGAGCGCGAGGCGTTCGTGCGCGCCTGCGCCGACGGCATGCGGCCCGAGGGCATCCCGCGGGCCGCCGCCGACATCATCGAGCGGTACGCGCCGCTCGCCGCCTTGATGGGCGACTTCGCCCGGCGGCTCCAGAACGAGAGCAGGCTCGCCCCGTTCCCGCACGACGCGCTGCGGCTGGCTCAGGAAGGCGCTGGAATGCCCGCCTCCAGATAG
- a CDS encoding NUDIX domain-containing protein, which yields MIVWINGAFGAGKTTTARELIELIPNSTLFDPEVIGGALAHLLPPKHLTEVGDFQDLPIWRRLVIDTAAALLAELGGTLVVPMTLLRQEYRDEIFGGLAARRITVQHLLLAPAETILRERIAGREIPPELSDGEIRIRQWSNDHIEPYRAALASWLTADAYPVDNGGLTPYETAARIAEAVGSGTVPVCDIVQTPEPTAETVASGVLLFDEQDRVLLVDPTYKAGWEFPGGVVERGEAPARAGMREVAEETGIQLDDIPRLLVVDWERPLPPGYGGLRLLFDGGRLDSTEAERVLLPGPELRDWRFVTEEEAAELLPPVRYERLRWALRARERGAALYLEAGIPAPS from the coding sequence GTGATCGTCTGGATCAACGGCGCGTTCGGTGCGGGGAAGACCACCACCGCACGCGAACTGATCGAGCTGATCCCGAACAGCACGCTCTTCGACCCCGAGGTCATCGGCGGAGCGCTCGCCCATCTGCTCCCGCCCAAACACCTCACCGAGGTCGGTGACTTCCAGGACCTGCCGATCTGGCGACGTCTCGTGATCGACACGGCGGCCGCGCTGCTCGCCGAGCTCGGCGGGACCCTCGTGGTTCCGATGACGCTGCTGCGTCAGGAGTACCGCGACGAGATCTTCGGCGGCCTCGCCGCCCGCCGCATCACCGTCCAGCACCTGCTCCTCGCCCCGGCGGAAACGATCCTGCGGGAGCGAATAGCCGGGCGGGAGATTCCGCCCGAGCTGTCCGACGGAGAGATACGGATCCGACAGTGGTCGAACGACCACATAGAGCCGTATCGCGCCGCACTGGCCTCCTGGCTCACCGCCGACGCCTATCCGGTCGACAACGGTGGTCTGACTCCGTACGAGACCGCTGCCCGCATCGCCGAGGCCGTCGGCAGCGGTACGGTCCCCGTCTGCGACATCGTGCAGACGCCAGAGCCCACCGCCGAGACCGTCGCCTCGGGGGTCCTTCTCTTCGACGAGCAGGACCGGGTGCTGCTCGTCGACCCCACCTACAAAGCGGGCTGGGAGTTTCCCGGCGGCGTCGTAGAACGGGGTGAGGCGCCCGCGCGCGCGGGTATGCGCGAGGTCGCCGAGGAGACGGGGATACAGCTGGACGACATACCGCGGCTCCTCGTCGTCGACTGGGAGCGGCCCTTGCCCCCCGGGTACGGAGGTCTGCGCCTCCTCTTCGACGGCGGCCGCCTCGACTCGACGGAGGCCGAACGTGTCCTGCTGCCCGGACCCGAGCTGCGTGACTGGCGCTTCGTCACCGAGGAGGAGGCGGCCGAACTGCTGCCACCGGTGCGCTACGAGCGGCTGCGCTGGGCGCTTCGGGCGCGGGAACGTGGGGCGGCGCTCTATCTGGAGGCGGGCATTCCAGCGCCTTCCTGA
- a CDS encoding TIGR01777 family oxidoreductase produces the protein MKIVIPGGTGQVGTILNRALTAAGHDVVVLTRRPTRHGEVRWDGETLGQWAEVIDGSDIVINLAGRSVSCRYTASNLQAMMDSRVRSTEVVGEAIAHAARPPRVWLQMSTATVYSHRFDAPNDEARGAIGGSEPDVPDYWGYSVRIARAWERAQEEADTPHTRKVALRSAMVMSPDRGGVFDVLLGLARLGLGGPVAGGAQYVSWIHDRDFVRAVDFLVDREDLTGPVNLAAPEPLPQRAFMRALRSAWGVPLGLPATKWMAEIGAFALRSDTELLLKSRRVVPGRLLDEGFGFEYARWPEAAADLAQRVRLRRVHRRWTGPQTPALSRLS, from the coding sequence ATGAAGATAGTGATCCCCGGGGGAACCGGGCAGGTGGGCACCATCCTGAACCGCGCGCTGACCGCCGCGGGCCACGACGTCGTCGTCCTGACCAGACGGCCCACGCGGCATGGGGAAGTCCGATGGGACGGTGAGACATTGGGTCAATGGGCCGAGGTGATCGACGGCAGCGACATTGTGATCAACCTGGCCGGCCGCAGCGTCAGCTGCCGCTACACCGCGTCCAATCTCCAGGCCATGATGGATTCGCGGGTGCGCTCCACCGAGGTCGTGGGCGAGGCGATCGCGCACGCCGCCCGGCCGCCCCGGGTCTGGCTGCAGATGAGCACGGCCACCGTCTACTCCCACCGCTTCGACGCGCCCAACGACGAGGCGAGGGGCGCCATCGGCGGCAGCGAGCCCGATGTGCCGGACTACTGGGGCTACAGCGTGCGGATCGCCAGGGCCTGGGAGCGGGCACAGGAGGAGGCCGACACGCCGCACACCCGGAAGGTCGCCCTGCGCTCCGCCATGGTGATGAGCCCCGACCGCGGCGGCGTGTTCGACGTCCTGCTGGGGCTGGCGCGCCTCGGCCTCGGCGGCCCCGTCGCGGGCGGCGCACAGTACGTCTCCTGGATCCACGACCGCGACTTCGTGCGCGCGGTCGACTTCCTGGTCGACCGGGAGGACCTCACCGGACCGGTGAACCTCGCCGCCCCTGAACCGTTGCCGCAGCGAGCGTTCATGCGGGCGCTTCGCTCCGCGTGGGGTGTCCCCCTGGGCCTGCCCGCGACGAAATGGATGGCAGAGATCGGCGCGTTCGCACTGCGCTCGGACACCGAGCTCCTCCTCAAGAGCCGACGCGTCGTCCCCGGCCGACTGCTCGACGAGGGGTTCGGCTTCGAGTACGCCCGATGGCCGGAAGCGGCCGCCGACCTCGCGCAGCGCGTGCGGCTGCGCCGGGTCCACCGGCGGTGGACCGGGCCCCAGACTCCCGCACTGTCCCGATTGTCCTGA
- a CDS encoding helix-turn-helix transcriptional regulator: MDETLGTALRRWRDRLSPLDVGRTSRPGRRAVGLRREELAELAGLSVDYVVRLEQGRATSPSAQVVASLARALQLQPMERDHAYRLAGLLPPQEGTISTHVPAGGQRMLARLGDFPAGVFSADWTLLSWTPAWAVLLGDPSARTHDERNLARAVFATGPGRLAAWPVLQDGDALKLALVADLRTALVSYPRDRGLIDLVEELRSTSAEFTRLWDEGAVGPHVSARKTIVHPQVGEVTCDCDVLTVPGCDVRLVVYTVAAGSADAEKLEFLRVTNGVRADGPAPPGPSLFSTP; this comes from the coding sequence GTGGACGAGACTCTTGGCACGGCATTGCGCCGCTGGCGCGACCGGCTTTCTCCCCTCGACGTCGGGCGCACTTCGCGGCCCGGACGGCGTGCGGTGGGGTTGCGACGCGAGGAACTGGCCGAGCTCGCAGGGCTGTCGGTCGACTATGTGGTGCGGCTGGAACAGGGGCGCGCCACGAGCCCTTCGGCGCAGGTCGTCGCGAGCCTGGCCAGGGCACTGCAGCTGCAGCCCATGGAGCGCGATCACGCCTACCGGCTGGCCGGCCTCCTGCCTCCCCAGGAGGGGACGATCTCCACGCATGTTCCAGCGGGGGGCCAGCGGATGCTGGCTCGCCTCGGGGACTTCCCCGCGGGCGTGTTCAGCGCCGACTGGACCCTGCTGTCCTGGACCCCCGCATGGGCAGTACTGCTGGGCGACCCCAGCGCACGGACCCACGACGAGCGCAACCTGGCACGGGCGGTCTTCGCCACAGGGCCCGGCCGGCTCGCGGCCTGGCCCGTGCTCCAGGACGGCGACGCCCTGAAACTCGCCCTCGTCGCCGACCTGCGCACGGCCCTCGTCAGCTACCCCCGTGACCGTGGACTGATCGACCTCGTCGAGGAACTGCGCTCCACCAGTGCGGAGTTCACCCGCCTGTGGGACGAGGGCGCGGTCGGTCCCCACGTCTCGGCCCGAAAAACCATCGTGCACCCCCAGGTCGGTGAGGTGACGTGCGACTGCGACGTGCTCACCGTCCCGGGCTGCGACGTCCGCCTCGTCGTCTACACGGTGGCCGCGGGTTCCGCCGATGCGGAAAAGCTGGAGTTCCTGCGGGTCACGAACGGCGTCCGCGCCGACGGCCCCGCGCCTCCGGGACCCAGCCTGTTCTCCACACCGTAA
- a CDS encoding SDR family NAD(P)-dependent oxidoreductase: MTTTFITGANKSLGYETARRLIEADHTVLIGARDPERGQAAANALGARFVHIDVTDDASVAAAAADITAREGGIDVLINNAGVFGPHIPADQLTAADASAVFEVNVVGIVRVTHAFLPLLRKSASPVIVNVSSGMGSFAATHDAGRVESRNLAPLYTASKAAVTMLTTQYAKSWPDVKVNAADPGYTATDFNGHSGPQTVTEGTDAIVELATIGADGPTGTFRDRHGEMAW, encoded by the coding sequence ATGACCACAACATTCATCACCGGAGCCAACAAGTCCCTCGGGTACGAGACCGCCCGCCGCTTGATCGAGGCCGACCACACCGTCCTCATCGGCGCTCGCGATCCAGAGCGCGGCCAGGCGGCCGCCAACGCACTCGGCGCCCGTTTCGTCCACATCGACGTGACCGACGACGCGTCGGTCGCCGCGGCCGCCGCCGACATCACGGCTCGCGAGGGCGGCATCGACGTCCTGATCAACAACGCCGGTGTCTTCGGGCCACACATCCCCGCCGACCAGCTCACTGCCGCCGACGCGTCCGCGGTGTTCGAGGTCAATGTCGTGGGGATCGTCCGGGTGACGCACGCGTTCCTGCCGCTGCTGCGCAAGTCCGCGAGCCCGGTGATCGTCAATGTGTCGAGCGGCATGGGGTCGTTCGCGGCCACCCATGACGCCGGGCGCGTCGAGTCGAGGAACCTCGCGCCGCTCTACACGGCGTCGAAGGCTGCCGTAACCATGCTGACCACGCAGTACGCGAAGTCCTGGCCGGACGTGAAGGTGAACGCGGCTGACCCGGGCTACACCGCGACCGACTTCAACGGACACAGCGGCCCGCAGACGGTGACCGAGGGCACCGACGCGATCGTCGAACTCGCCACCATCGGCGCGGACGGACCGACCGGAACCTTCCGCGACCGTCACGGTGAGATGGCCTGGTGA